The following coding sequences lie in one uncultured Mailhella sp. genomic window:
- the serS gene encoding serine--tRNA ligase, whose amino-acid sequence MLDLKLLQKHPEVVAKALADRHSNISVDDFLAMDERRRAVLTEVETLKSKRNADSAEVARKKRAGEDASELLADLGKLSDRIKELDAEASEIKDKVYQWMLRVPNIPDASVPVGLDENDNPELHRWGTPREFTFPPKQHFEVGAARRGLDFERGAKLAGSRFCVSHGVFARMERALMNFYLDTQTTEFGATEILPPFMVNAATMQGTGQLPKFEEDLFKMPAWDYYLIPTAEVPVTNLHAGEILEEDQLPLRYTAGTPCFRSEAGSAGKDVRGLIRQHQFIKVEMVRFAHPDKSWEELEHMRRCAEILLEKLELPYRTITLCTGDMGFGSAKTYDVEVWLPGQNTYREISSCSNCVDFQARRANIRFRPKGGGKPEFVHTLNGSGLPTGRSLVAIIENNQQEDGSIVIPTVLRPYMGGLEVITPDM is encoded by the coding sequence ATGCTTGATCTCAAACTTCTTCAGAAACATCCCGAAGTGGTGGCCAAGGCCCTGGCCGACCGCCATTCCAACATTTCCGTCGACGACTTCCTCGCCATGGACGAACGTCGCCGCGCCGTGCTCACCGAAGTGGAAACGCTCAAGAGCAAGCGCAATGCCGACTCGGCCGAAGTGGCCCGCAAAAAGCGCGCCGGTGAAGACGCTTCCGAACTTCTGGCCGATCTCGGCAAGCTCTCCGACCGCATCAAGGAACTCGACGCCGAAGCTTCCGAGATCAAGGACAAGGTCTATCAGTGGATGCTCCGCGTGCCGAACATCCCCGACGCCTCCGTGCCGGTCGGCCTCGACGAAAACGACAATCCGGAACTGCACCGCTGGGGCACGCCCCGCGAGTTCACCTTCCCGCCCAAGCAGCACTTTGAAGTGGGCGCGGCCCGCCGCGGCCTCGACTTTGAACGCGGCGCCAAGCTCGCCGGTTCGCGCTTCTGCGTGTCGCACGGCGTGTTCGCCAGAATGGAACGCGCCCTCATGAACTTCTACCTCGACACCCAGACCACCGAATTCGGCGCCACCGAAATTCTGCCTCCCTTCATGGTTAACGCCGCCACCATGCAGGGCACCGGCCAGCTGCCCAAGTTCGAGGAAGACCTCTTCAAAATGCCCGCCTGGGACTACTACCTCATTCCCACCGCCGAAGTGCCCGTCACCAACCTGCACGCCGGCGAAATTCTCGAAGAGGATCAGCTGCCCCTGCGCTACACCGCCGGCACCCCCTGCTTCCGTTCCGAAGCCGGCTCCGCGGGCAAGGACGTGCGCGGTCTCATCCGTCAGCATCAGTTCATCAAGGTGGAAATGGTGCGCTTCGCCCATCCCGACAAGTCCTGGGAAGAGCTGGAACACATGCGCCGCTGCGCCGAAATCCTGCTCGAAAAGCTGGAACTTCCCTATCGCACCATCACCCTGTGCACCGGCGACATGGGCTTCGGTTCCGCCAAGACCTACGACGTGGAAGTCTGGCTGCCCGGTCAGAACACCTACCGCGAAATCTCGTCCTGCTCCAACTGCGTGGACTTCCAGGCCCGCCGCGCCAACATCCGCTTCCGTCCCAAAGGCGGCGGCAAGCCCGAATTCGTGCATACCCTGAACGGCTCCGGTCTGCCCACCGGCCGTTCGCTCGTGGCCATCATCGAGAACAACCAGCAGGAAGACGGCTCCATCGTCATTCCCACCGTGCTGCGTCCCTACATGGGCGGCCTTGAGGTCATTACTCCCGATATGTAG
- a CDS encoding SLC13 family permease → MKVLPMLRWPLTLILPFIVYFAAPADISPKAPLFMAMTSMAVLAWAFNVFPAIGVAALLTFGYVLGNVAPMEVIFGPWATVLPWISFAAVVIGEAMDKTGLARRLALSCLSLAGGSFMGLVWGFFIGGLALALVLPSILARMVVLCAIASGIVDTLKLDHKSRMSSAIILMAFMAAAAPQFLFLHTSESFIWAFTMLFKDGTTVDFWQYAWHGSLFSVIYTMASMGVVWLVKGKEQLTSMENARAFIENCSRELGPISAKEKILLVLVLGMVLAFMIQPWTGVDPVFVFAVLAMLCYMPGINILPNEGIGKLEIMFLIFITGCMSIGFVGGAVGFNAWAVQQILPVLQGWGESMSVIIAYLSGVVVNFLLTPLAATAAFTPAIGELGQALNMNPLPLFYAFQYGVDQYILPYEAVYFLYIFITGRVTLSHVIPALAARTLICGVLLALVAIPWWNFVGIM, encoded by the coding sequence ATGAAAGTTCTGCCCATGCTCCGCTGGCCTCTGACCCTCATTCTGCCCTTCATCGTCTATTTTGCCGCGCCCGCCGACATTTCGCCGAAAGCGCCGCTCTTCATGGCCATGACCAGCATGGCCGTGCTGGCCTGGGCCTTCAACGTGTTTCCGGCCATCGGCGTGGCCGCGCTGCTCACCTTCGGCTACGTGCTCGGCAACGTGGCTCCCATGGAAGTCATTTTCGGCCCGTGGGCCACGGTGCTGCCCTGGATTTCCTTTGCCGCGGTGGTCATCGGCGAGGCCATGGACAAAACAGGTCTCGCCAGACGCCTGGCGCTGAGCTGCCTCTCCCTTGCGGGCGGCAGCTTCATGGGCCTTGTGTGGGGCTTCTTCATCGGCGGCCTGGCGCTGGCCCTGGTGCTGCCTTCCATTCTGGCCCGCATGGTCGTGCTGTGCGCCATCGCCTCCGGCATCGTGGACACCCTGAAGCTCGATCACAAATCACGCATGTCCTCGGCCATCATTCTCATGGCCTTCATGGCCGCGGCCGCGCCGCAGTTTCTGTTCCTGCACACCTCCGAAAGCTTCATCTGGGCCTTCACCATGCTCTTCAAGGACGGCACCACCGTGGACTTCTGGCAGTACGCCTGGCACGGCTCCCTGTTCTCCGTCATCTACACCATGGCGTCCATGGGCGTCGTCTGGCTGGTGAAGGGCAAGGAGCAGCTCACCTCCATGGAAAACGCCCGCGCCTTCATTGAAAACTGCAGCAGAGAACTCGGCCCCATCAGCGCCAAGGAAAAAATTCTCCTCGTGCTGGTGCTCGGCATGGTGCTCGCCTTCATGATTCAGCCCTGGACCGGCGTGGATCCCGTGTTCGTGTTCGCCGTGCTGGCCATGCTCTGCTATATGCCCGGCATCAACATTCTGCCCAATGAGGGCATCGGCAAGCTGGAAATCATGTTCCTCATCTTCATCACCGGCTGCATGTCCATCGGTTTCGTGGGCGGAGCCGTGGGCTTCAACGCCTGGGCCGTGCAGCAGATTCTGCCCGTGCTTCAGGGCTGGGGCGAGAGCATGTCGGTCATCATCGCCTACCTCTCCGGCGTGGTCGTCAACTTCCTGCTGACGCCCCTTGCCGCCACCGCCGCCTTCACCCCCGCCATCGGCGAACTCGGTCAGGCCCTCAACATGAATCCGCTGCCGCTCTTCTATGCCTTCCAGTACGGCGTGGATCAGTACATCCTGCCCTATGAAGCCGTGTACTTCCTCTATATCTTCATCACCGGACGCGTCACGCTCTCCCACGTCATTCCCGCGCTCGCCGCGCGAACCCTGATCTGCGGCGTGCTGCTCGCTCTGGTGGCCATTCCGTGGTGGAATTTCGTAGGCATCATGTAA
- a CDS encoding FAD-binding protein — MIPLKEQHEADVAVIGGGIAGLMAAIAAADKGASVVLLDKANTKRSGAGATGNDHFLCWIPEKHGDISVVYNEFMDSQNATSNDTPLVMRFLETSPKIVNMWNDWGINMKPTGDYHFEGHAYPGRPRIFLKYDGHNQKKVLTEQAKKRGVKILNHAPVLEMFRNADGVTGVLALDVSGDEPSFIMVKSKAVVAATGYVSRLFTTDPTPSQMFNTNMCPSGTGDSIAQAWRIGTYLVNMEKTYRHAGPRFLARCGKATWIGVYRYPDGRPVGPFITKPNVETGDMTSDVWSSAFTDLKLSGRGPAYMDCSGASKEDLEHMRWAMKCEGLTALLDYMDKEGIDPGKHAVEFGQYEANLVTNGIEIDINGESNVRGLFAAGDMMGNISGDIGAAAVYGWIAGHHAADYQTLALAEGTPDNAEERMAFYSAIYERKVGASWQEANFALQQIMTEYADCGPHRVRSDTMLTAGIKYLGDLRKKIETQMYATDAHELMRAAEVVNLLDLGQALMISARERKESRGRHIRSDYTFTNPLLRDKFLRVWKEGDEVKTAWRDRLI, encoded by the coding sequence ATGATTCCTCTTAAAGAACAGCATGAAGCCGATGTGGCCGTCATCGGCGGCGGCATAGCGGGTCTTATGGCCGCCATCGCGGCGGCGGACAAGGGCGCAAGCGTGGTTCTTCTGGACAAGGCCAACACGAAGCGCAGCGGCGCGGGCGCCACGGGCAACGATCACTTCCTTTGCTGGATTCCCGAAAAGCACGGCGACATCAGCGTGGTGTACAACGAATTCATGGACAGCCAGAACGCCACCAGCAACGACACCCCGCTCGTCATGCGCTTTCTGGAAACCAGCCCCAAAATCGTGAACATGTGGAACGACTGGGGCATCAACATGAAGCCCACGGGCGACTATCACTTTGAAGGACACGCCTATCCCGGCCGTCCGCGCATCTTCCTCAAGTACGACGGCCACAATCAGAAAAAGGTGCTCACCGAACAGGCCAAGAAGCGCGGCGTGAAGATTCTCAATCACGCGCCCGTGCTGGAAATGTTCCGCAACGCCGACGGCGTGACCGGCGTGCTGGCCCTCGACGTGTCCGGCGACGAACCTTCCTTCATCATGGTGAAATCCAAGGCCGTGGTGGCCGCCACCGGCTACGTGAGCCGCCTGTTCACCACCGATCCCACGCCGAGCCAGATGTTCAACACCAACATGTGCCCCTCCGGCACCGGCGACTCCATTGCGCAGGCCTGGCGCATCGGCACCTATCTCGTGAACATGGAAAAAACCTACCGTCACGCCGGGCCCCGCTTCCTCGCCCGCTGCGGCAAGGCCACCTGGATAGGCGTATACCGCTACCCCGACGGGCGTCCCGTCGGCCCGTTCATCACGAAGCCCAACGTGGAAACGGGCGACATGACGAGCGACGTGTGGTCCTCGGCCTTCACCGATCTCAAGCTGAGCGGCCGCGGCCCCGCCTACATGGACTGCTCCGGCGCGAGCAAGGAAGATCTCGAACACATGCGCTGGGCCATGAAGTGCGAAGGCCTCACCGCGCTTCTGGACTACATGGACAAGGAAGGCATCGATCCCGGCAAGCACGCCGTGGAATTCGGCCAGTATGAAGCCAACCTCGTCACCAACGGCATAGAAATCGACATCAACGGCGAGAGCAACGTGCGCGGACTCTTCGCCGCCGGCGACATGATGGGCAACATCAGCGGCGACATCGGCGCCGCGGCCGTGTACGGCTGGATTGCCGGCCATCACGCCGCGGACTACCAGACCCTCGCCCTTGCCGAAGGCACGCCGGACAACGCCGAGGAACGCATGGCGTTCTACAGCGCCATTTACGAACGCAAGGTGGGCGCTTCGTGGCAGGAAGCCAACTTCGCCCTGCAGCAGATCATGACCGAGTACGCCGACTGCGGTCCGCACCGCGTGCGCTCCGACACCATGCTCACCGCGGGCATCAAGTATCTCGGCGACCTGCGCAAAAAGATAGAAACGCAGATGTACGCCACCGACGCCCACGAACTCATGCGCGCCGCCGAAGTGGTGAACCTGCTCGATCTCGGTCAGGCCCTCATGATCTCCGCCAGGGAACGCAAGGAAAGCCGCGGCCGTCACATCCGCTCCGACTACACCTTCACCAACCCGCTCCTGCGCGACAAGTTCCTGCGCGTATGGAAGGAAGGCGATGAAGTGAAAACCGCCTGGCGCGACCGCCTCATCTGA
- a CDS encoding ferredoxin family protein, whose translation MPPVIDREKCLGCGVCADVCPLQVFSFNRGKDKTPEVKRPYECWHCNACVLDCRAHAIELRLPLTHMLLYVDADTLKPKDLPVR comes from the coding sequence ATGCCTCCGGTAATCGACAGAGAAAAATGCCTTGGCTGCGGCGTATGCGCCGACGTGTGCCCCCTGCAGGTGTTCAGTTTCAACAGAGGCAAGGACAAGACGCCCGAAGTCAAGCGCCCCTACGAGTGCTGGCACTGCAACGCCTGCGTGCTGGACTGCCGGGCCCACGCCATTGAACTGCGTCTGCCGCTCACGCACATGCTCCTGTACGTGGATGCCGACACCCTGAAGCCCAAAGATCTGCCCGTGCGCTGA
- a CDS encoding Crp/Fnr family transcriptional regulator — MPVTTLSERRPSRPLPGFMPFAVPVVQGETDVESPVWKEIRREGTRLVFRAGTFIDLSGEHLLDMYCLEKGSVRIVFDTLEGRQRALMTFEPGGIFNLACALTQKDASGQYQCVRNSVIWRVPGTVLKDENGVTACPALAAYALRQMGTVALIHSTLLSDMLMDDFVIRFCRYLLSLATRHGDAEFPLGITQERCAAMLGVHRATLCRAIQYLKRNGVIECFRRGRVHILDPDRLRALAGM, encoded by the coding sequence ATGCCCGTCACAACCCTCTCCGAACGGCGTCCGTCCAGGCCTCTGCCCGGCTTCATGCCCTTCGCCGTGCCCGTGGTGCAGGGAGAAACCGACGTCGAATCCCCCGTGTGGAAGGAAATCCGCCGCGAAGGCACGCGTCTCGTCTTTCGCGCCGGTACGTTCATCGATCTCTCCGGCGAGCATCTGCTCGACATGTACTGTCTGGAAAAGGGCAGCGTGCGCATCGTGTTCGACACCCTGGAAGGCAGACAGCGTGCCCTCATGACCTTCGAGCCCGGCGGCATCTTCAACCTGGCCTGCGCGCTCACGCAGAAGGACGCTTCCGGGCAGTACCAGTGCGTGCGCAACAGCGTGATCTGGCGCGTGCCCGGCACCGTGCTCAAGGACGAAAACGGCGTGACCGCCTGCCCGGCCCTCGCCGCCTACGCCCTGCGCCAGATGGGAACCGTGGCGCTCATCCACAGCACCCTTCTTTCCGACATGCTCATGGACGACTTCGTCATCCGCTTCTGCCGCTATCTGCTCTCGCTCGCCACGCGGCACGGCGACGCGGAATTTCCCCTCGGCATCACGCAGGAGCGCTGCGCCGCCATGCTGGGCGTGCATCGCGCCACATTGTGCCGGGCCATCCAGTATCTGAAGAGAAACGGCGTCATCGAATGCTTCCGCCGGGGGCGGGTCCACATTCTCGATCCGGACAGACTGCGCGCTCTTGCGGGCATGTAG